A genomic stretch from Natronomonas gomsonensis includes:
- a CDS encoding DEAD/DEAH box helicase: MEETVAWLRERPYYEGQIRAHETLDPSEAIFTDIDLPARLRKALEASGIDHLYGHQARAIEAARDGDDVVLATETASGKSLAYTVPAFERAMDDRATTLYLAPQVALINDQTESLSALADELGFASGVTVEQYTGRQSRSEKAAIRERQPTVLCCTPDMLHYGLLPHARRLWRWFFERLETVVVDEVHEYRGVFGSHVSLVFRRLARLCSEFGSDPEFVCCSATIGNPIEHAATVTGRDPDGIRLVDSDDSESGPSHWLLWNPPEYGDGDGWGSGRRKSSHTEAERLFCDLVSKGHQTLVFTGSRQTAERYATESASMLRDRGAYDLADGVAAYQAALSDDRRREIESGLDSGEIRGVWSTNALELGVDIGGLDAVILDGYPGTRMAAFQQGGRAGRGTDPSLVALVAGEDQLDQYLMSNPESFFEGDPEKAVTNPENDRIMPAHVRSAADESWLRLDDDRYFGPRFPEVVADLTDEGVLSRRETSEGVRWLNDGSSPQYDTSLRAIDDRQVQLRGSDGETLAELAFDDALRDAHPGAIYHHQGRSYEVTDLDLRANVAQLQPTWADYFTRVLHEKAITVERDIDERTLTARDDVTVRFAEVEMRKQITGFQRFDASSGEPMGSEELDLPETSLRTQALYFAVPPDLETALVEGGDLPGGIHAAEHAMISMFPTTVLCDRRDVGGLSTPLHPRTDAPTIFVYDGYPGGVALAKTGYEDIGELLETTRKMIAGCPCEDGCPGCVQSPHCGNANDPLDKALAKRLLEGLLE; encoded by the coding sequence GTGGAGGAAACCGTCGCGTGGCTTCGGGAGCGTCCGTACTACGAGGGACAGATACGCGCCCACGAGACTCTCGACCCCTCCGAGGCAATCTTCACGGATATCGACCTTCCTGCTCGTCTCCGAAAGGCGCTGGAAGCCAGCGGTATCGACCACCTCTACGGCCATCAGGCGAGGGCAATCGAGGCGGCCCGAGACGGCGACGACGTCGTCCTCGCGACGGAGACGGCGAGCGGCAAGAGCCTCGCCTACACCGTTCCGGCCTTCGAGCGGGCGATGGACGACCGCGCGACGACGCTGTATCTCGCCCCGCAGGTCGCACTCATCAACGACCAGACCGAGTCGCTGTCGGCGCTGGCCGACGAACTCGGGTTCGCCAGCGGCGTCACCGTCGAACAGTACACGGGCCGGCAGTCACGAAGCGAAAAGGCCGCGATTCGGGAGCGCCAGCCGACCGTACTTTGCTGTACGCCGGATATGCTGCACTACGGACTCCTCCCACACGCCCGTCGGCTGTGGAGGTGGTTCTTCGAGCGCCTCGAAACCGTCGTCGTCGATGAAGTCCACGAGTATCGCGGCGTCTTCGGCAGTCACGTCTCCTTGGTGTTCCGACGGCTCGCTCGCCTGTGTTCGGAGTTTGGTTCTGACCCGGAGTTCGTCTGCTGTTCGGCGACCATCGGCAACCCAATCGAGCACGCGGCGACGGTGACCGGCCGGGACCCCGACGGCATCCGACTGGTCGACAGCGACGACAGCGAGTCGGGGCCGTCCCACTGGCTGTTGTGGAACCCGCCGGAGTACGGCGACGGCGATGGCTGGGGGAGCGGGCGGCGCAAGTCGAGTCACACCGAGGCCGAACGGCTGTTCTGTGACCTCGTCTCGAAGGGACATCAGACGCTTGTGTTCACCGGCTCCAGACAGACCGCCGAACGCTACGCCACCGAAAGCGCGAGCATGCTTCGCGACCGCGGGGCGTACGACCTCGCCGACGGCGTCGCAGCGTATCAGGCGGCGCTGTCGGACGACCGGCGCCGCGAGATAGAGAGTGGACTCGACTCCGGGGAGATACGCGGCGTCTGGAGTACGAACGCCCTCGAGTTGGGCGTCGATATCGGCGGTCTCGACGCCGTCATTCTCGACGGCTATCCGGGGACGCGGATGGCGGCGTTCCAGCAGGGTGGCCGTGCCGGCCGGGGAACCGACCCCTCTCTCGTCGCCTTGGTGGCCGGCGAGGACCAACTCGACCAGTACCTGATGTCGAACCCCGAGTCGTTCTTCGAGGGCGACCCGGAGAAGGCGGTCACCAACCCCGAAAACGACCGAATCATGCCCGCCCACGTCCGGTCTGCGGCCGACGAGTCGTGGCTCCGACTCGACGACGACCGGTACTTCGGGCCGCGGTTTCCCGAGGTGGTCGCCGACCTCACCGACGAGGGGGTGCTTTCGCGCCGCGAGACGAGTGAGGGCGTCCGGTGGCTGAACGACGGCTCCAGCCCCCAATACGACACCAGTCTCCGGGCCATCGACGACCGGCAGGTGCAACTGCGTGGCTCCGATGGCGAGACGTTAGCCGAGTTGGCCTTCGACGACGCACTCCGGGACGCACACCCCGGAGCCATCTACCACCATCAGGGTCGCAGTTACGAAGTAACCGACCTGGATTTGCGGGCGAACGTGGCGCAGCTCCAGCCGACGTGGGCCGATTACTTCACGCGCGTGCTCCACGAGAAGGCCATTACCGTCGAGCGAGACATCGACGAACGGACGCTTACCGCACGCGATGACGTGACCGTCCGGTTCGCCGAGGTGGAGATGCGCAAGCAGATAACCGGCTTTCAGCGCTTCGACGCTTCGAGTGGCGAACCGATGGGGAGTGAGGAGCTCGACCTCCCGGAGACGAGCCTCCGGACGCAGGCGTTGTACTTCGCGGTACCGCCGGACCTCGAGACGGCACTCGTCGAGGGTGGCGACCTCCCGGGTGGCATCCACGCCGCCGAACACGCGATGATATCGATGTTTCCGACGACGGTGCTGTGTGACCGTCGAGACGTGGGCGGGTTGTCGACGCCGCTGCATCCACGGACCGACGCGCCGACGATATTCGTCTACGACGGCTACCCCGGCGGGGTCGCCCTGGCGAAAACTGGCTACGAGGACATTGGCGAACTGTTGGAAACGACTCGGAAGATGATTGCGGGCTGTCCCTGTGAGGATGGCTGTCCGGGCTGTGTTCAGTCGCCACACTGTGGCAATGCCAACGACCCGCTCGACAAAGCTCTCGCGAAGCGACTGCTTGAGGGATTGCTCGAATAG
- a CDS encoding helix-turn-helix domain-containing protein, which produces MEYVELKIRPGDRWFHEFDELVAADPELCHGPIHHINLLSDDTMVVLYEIYGSKERVDALHAEHDHPAETAHLGDDTLVYTHHDPSDVAYDLLTVANEHSVVVDTPIEFSDDDELQVRLIGTAESLQSAFGAAPEGAQVTVEKTGEYRPGTERLFTDLTDRQRETLLTALEMGYYDNPRRATYSDIAGELDCTATTVGEHLRKIEGYVLREIAPRHWGPTR; this is translated from the coding sequence ATGGAGTACGTCGAACTGAAGATTCGGCCCGGCGACAGGTGGTTCCACGAGTTCGACGAACTGGTCGCCGCGGACCCCGAGTTGTGCCACGGGCCGATACACCACATCAACCTCCTGTCGGACGACACGATGGTCGTCCTCTACGAGATATACGGCTCCAAAGAGCGTGTCGACGCCCTACACGCCGAACACGACCACCCCGCCGAAACCGCACACCTCGGGGACGACACCCTCGTCTACACCCACCACGACCCGAGCGACGTGGCCTACGACCTACTCACCGTCGCAAACGAACACAGCGTCGTCGTCGACACGCCCATCGAGTTCAGCGATGACGACGAACTACAGGTCCGACTCATCGGCACCGCCGAGTCCCTCCAGTCGGCGTTCGGTGCCGCCCCCGAGGGCGCACAGGTGACCGTCGAAAAGACCGGCGAGTACCGCCCCGGGACCGAACGGCTGTTCACCGACCTCACCGACCGACAGCGGGAAACCCTGCTGACGGCCCTGGAGATGGGCTACTACGACAACCCTCGTCGAGCGACCTACAGCGACATCGCGGGCGAACTCGACTGTACGGCCACGACCGTCGGCGAACACCTGCGGAAAATCGAGGGGTATGTCCTCCGGGAAATCGCCCCGAGACACTGGGGGCCGACCCGATAA